The proteins below come from a single Cannabis sativa cultivar Pink pepper isolate KNU-18-1 chromosome 3, ASM2916894v1, whole genome shotgun sequence genomic window:
- the LOC115709291 gene encoding pentatricopeptide repeat-containing protein At5g61990, mitochondrial codes for MWRLIPKKLYWLPARSATPNPTADARTSIKYCSMQTQSSVKEICNILTQKNWKFLMDSSYTPNKLNPELIRSVIRHNRLVEPKRLLDFFIWSETKVGTSQDLEVLSFLAISLSNSGFYLPSCDIIDRMIKQWKSPFDILSCVARCFRECVGSRPVIFDMLVDRYMKLGLFDEAVDVFLGLKSVEFLPSLLSCNLLLKELLRTTNMGLFWKVHDGMLKMKISSDVFTYSNVIEAHFRAGDVDGAKGALLEMDEKGCSPNVVTYNVMISGLCRAGLVGEAVEMKKSMAEKGLVPDKYTYVTLINGYCRKRKLADASKLLSEMVNAGLKPDEIAYNPLIDGFMKSGNVEEAYRIKDEMVKHDIRLGLVNYNTILNGVCKAGLMSKARDIVDEMIRMGSRPDSRTYTSLIEGYLRERDTVNAFKIFDEMKKRNLAPTIVTYGILINGLCRGRNLDQANDFLKEMVSFGLKPNSVIYNTLISAQAKAGKFEEAREILDKMKEQGISPDVFCYNSLIMGLCKENKLEAARICWDEMLARGLKPNAFTFGAFVRAYTNVGDMEMADKYFNEMLAYGLVSNDEVYGVLIDGHCKKGNLTEANLVLMRMLARGILPVVQTYGVLINGLSRNGKVLEALSILSELCEKGLNPDVYIYNSLITGFYKQGDVDMAMRLLDEMHIKGVNPNIMTYNVLINGLCKAGDVEKAKNLFISIEEKGLIPNSVTYATMIDGYCKSGNVADAFQLFHEMPSKGVPADSYVYNALLDGCCKEGKLEEARELFRDMLLKDFASTMSFNSLIDGLCKRNRLEEANLLLEEMSEKHILPDNVTYTTLISYYCNAQNMQEAKQLFLKMQAMNLTPTIVTLTSLLNGYNIIGDRSEILYLYEEMLANGIEPDKVTYCVLIDAHCKEGDIKEALRLKDEMLKKGIPMSFGTCHALIQTLCEAEEFLQALNFLNEIGEAGLSLSLSACSMIASGLQRAGHMDKAAEVLEHMISFGWVKNSASLADLTAGNEDIINSEDSNNLVKQI; via the coding sequence ATGTGGAGACTCATACCCAAAAAGTTGTACTGGCTTCCAGCCAGAAGCGCCACGCCCAACCCTACAGCTGATGCTCGCACAAGCATTAAGTATTGCAGTATGCAAACCCAGAGCTCGGTTAAAGAAATTTGCAACATTCTCACGCAGAAGAACTGGAAGTTCCTTATGGACTCATCATACACACCCAATAAGCTAAACCCAGAACTAATTCGCTCCGTTATTCGCCATAATAGGTTGGTTGAGCCGAAACGCCTCCTTGACTTTTTTATATGGTCCGAAACCAAAGTGGGTACTTCACAGGATTTGGAGGTGTTGTCTTTTCTTGCCATTTCCCTTAGCAACTCAGGTTTTTATTTGCCTTCCTGTGATATTATCGATCGTATGATTAAGCAATGGAAGTCCCCTTTTGATATTTTGAGCTGTGTTGCTAGGTGTTTTAGAGAATGTGTTGGCTCTAGACCTGTCATTTTTGATATGTTGGTTGATAGGTATATGAAATTGGGTTTGTTTGATGAAGCTGTGGATGTGTTTTTGGGTTTGAAAAGTGTTGAGTTCTTGCCTAGTTTGCTTTCATGCAATTTATTGCTGAAAGAGTTATTAAGGACTACCAATATGGGATTGTTTTGGAAGGTCCATGATGGGATGTTGAAGATGAAGATATCCTCTGATGTGTTTACTTATTCTAATGTTATTGAGGCTCATTTTAGGGCTGGCGATGTTGATGGGGCTAAAGGGGCCTTGTTGGAAATGGATGAAAAGGGTTGCAGCCCAAATGTGGTTACATACAACGTGATGATTAGCGGTTTATGCAGAGCTGGGCTTGTTGGTGAAGCAGTTGAGATGAAGAAGTCAATGGCTGAAAAGGGTTTAGTTCCTGACAAGTATACTTATGTAACCCTTATTAATGGATATTGCAGGAAAAGGAAACTGGCAGATGCAAGTAAGTTGTTAAGTGAAATGGTTAATGCAGGATTGAAGCCTGATGAAATTGCCTACAATCCTCTAATTGATGGGTTTATGAAAAGTGGTAATGTGGAAGAGGCTTATAGGATTAAAGATGAAATGGTTAAGCATGATATAAGGTTAGGTCTTGTCAATTATAACACTATTCTGAATGGAGTTTGTAAGGCCGGCTTGATGTCCAAGGCTAGAGATATTGTTGATGAGATGATTAGAATGGGTAGCAGACCAGATTCTAGAACTTATACCTCGTTGATTGAGGGCTATCTCCGGGAACGTGATACTGTCAATGCTTTCAAAATATTTGATGAGATGAAGAAGAGAAACTTGGCACCTACAATTGTAACATACGGAATATTAATTAATGGGTTATGTCGTGGTCGAAATCTTGATCAAGCTAATGATTTTCTAAAGGAAATGGTTTCATTTGGGTTGAAACCAAATTCCGTTATCTATAATACTCTTATTTCAGCCCAAGCAAAGGCAGGTAAATTTGAAGAAGCAAGAGAGATTTTAGATAAGATGAAGGAACAAGGGATTTCACCAGATGTATTTTGCTACAATTCTTTAATAATGGGTTTGTGCAAAGAAAATAAGTTGGAAGCAGCTAGGATTTGCTGGGATGAAATGTTGGCAAGAGGATTAAAGCCAAATGCTTTTACTTTTGGAGCTTTTGTTAGGGCATATACTAATGTTGGGGACATGGAGATGGCTGACAAGTATTTTAATGAGATGCTAGCGTATGGTCTGGTGTCTAATGATGAAGTTTACGGAGTCTTAATTGATGGACACTGCAAAAAGGGAAACTTAACTGAAGCTAACTTAGTACTTATGCGTATGCTAGCTCGTGGAATTCTCCCAGTTGTACAAACATATGGGGTTCTTATAAATGGTCTATCAAGGAATGGCAAAGTGCTAGAAGCTCTAAGTATCTTGTCAGAACTTTGTGAAAAAGGACTGAATCCTGATGTGTACATATACAACTCTCTCATCACTGGGTTCTACAAACAAGGTGATGTAGACATGGCTATGCGGCTTCTTGATGAGATGCACATAAAGGGTGTAAATCCTAACATTATGACGTACAATGTTTTGATTAATGGATTATGCAAGGCAGGTGATGTTGAAAAAGCGAAGAACCTATTCATTAGCATTGAGGAAAAGGGATTGATCCCCAATAGTGTGACATACGCTACAATGATAGATGGTTATTGCAAATCCGGAAATGTGGCCGATGCATTCCAACTATTTCATGAGATGCCATCAAAGGGAGTCCCAGCAGATAGTTATGTTTACAATGCTCTTCTTGATGGATGCTGCAAAGAAGGAAAATTGGAGGAAGCACGAGAGCTTTTTCGAGATATGTTGCTTAAAGACTTTGCTTCTACAATGTCTTTCAACTCATTGATTGATGGACTCTGTAAAAGGAACAGACTTGAAGAAGCTAACCTTTTATTGGAAGAAATGTCTGAAAAACACATCTTGCCTGACAATGTAACATATACAACTCTGATCAGCTATTATTGCAATGCCCAAAACATGCAGGAAGCAAAACAACTTTTCTTAAAGATGCAAGCAATGAATCTTACCCCAACTATTGTAACCCTTACATCACTTCTAAATGGTTACAACATTATAGGAGATAGATCTGAAATTCTTTATCTATATGAGGAGATGCTAGCTAATGGGATTGAGCCTGACAAAGTAACCTATTGTGTACTAATTGATGCTCATTGTAAAGAAGGGGACATAAAAGAAGCTTTAAGGCTGAAAGATGAGATGTTAAAGAAGGGTATACCCATGAGCTTTGGCACATGTCATGCTCTAATACAAACCCTCTGTGAAGCAGAAGAGTTTTTACAAGCACTGAACTTCCTTAATGAAATTGGAGAAGCAGGGCTTAGTCTAAGTCTTTCTGCATGTAGCATGATAGCTTCTGGTCTCCAAAGGGCTGGACATATGGATAAAGCTGCAGAGGTATTGGAGCACATGATATCTTTTGGATGGGTGAAGAACTCTGCAAGCCTAGCTGACTTAACTGCTGGCAATGAAGATATTATAAATTCTGAGGACTCCAATAATCTCGTCAAGCAGATTTAG